The Yamadazyma tenuis chromosome 2, complete sequence sequence TCTCGGTTGTCACCTCCAAACCCACCTACAAGCGGttcaaacaccttttcGCCAACGTGGGACCGGTGCAGTCGATCCGATTCCGGTCCATTTCCTTCGACCAGGCGTTGCCCCGGAAAATCGCCTTTGCCCAGAAGCTGTTCCACGCCAACCGGCAAAATATCAACTCGTACGTGGtgtttgaaaccaaagaagcatCGTTAAAAGCAGTGGACTTGCTAAACGCCACTGTGTTTGACCAGTTCCACTTGAAGGTCGACCACGTGACCCACCCCACTGCTAAGGACAACAAGCGAACGGTGTTTGTTGGGAATCTCGACTTTGATGAGCAGGAGGAAACCTTGTGGAAGTACTTCAACGCGCATACCGCTAACGACGTGGAGTCGGTGCGGATTGTGCGCGATGCCAAAACCAACTTGGGTAAGGGCTTTGCATTGGTACAATTCAACGACTCGTTGTCAGTCAACAAAGTGTTGATGTTACATGATAAGCctattggtggtggtagtaAGCGTAAGTTACGGATTTCTCGCGCCAAAAACCATGCCAAACCATCGGAGTTATCTCCCAACCACATCGACAACCagaaacaaaacaaaaacaaaaaggGGTTGAGAAGCTTGAACGACAAGCAGAAGACCACTTTGGGCCGGGTCAAGGTTTTGGGTAAGGCTGATAAAGCCACTGCTGGTGATGTTaaaatggtgatggagGGAGAGCGGGCACACAAACGTGGGCTTTTGAAGAACGGCCAATTGAAGGTCAAGAAGCCTCGCCACAAGAAGCCCAGAATAAGAGACCGGTCCACGCGCTTCAAGGAGCAGTTGAAGGCCGGTGCGGGAGGCACTAAGTGAACACTCAGATGAAATGACCTTAGTAGTTAATGAACTCTCATAGGTAGGAAGTAGTTAATGAACACTCGGATGAATTGACACTAGCATGAACACTCATACAGAATGGTATCATCTCATATAGAATGTCAATGAACTCATATATAATTGCATCACCTCTGCTATCACCTCAGACCCCCATGCCAATGAGAGGAGCCGCATGTATGCGCTTTCCTGCATGGTGGTCCCCAGAGGCTCTCCGATAACCCCTTGGGGCCTCACCATATAAGCATCCACAATTCCCCTGATCTCAACAAAATTCCCTTATCCTCAACCAATTTCAACCATGGGAAacaacacctccaaaacGCAATCCGACACTAGCCTGGTCTCTGAGCCCGTCTACAATGAGAAACAGACATATCCTGACTCAGACTCTTTGTCGTCGCAGCTGCAAATCACCAGCATCTTGCGTCAATTGAACATCGGCGataccacctccaactccaccaatggCATCAATTCCGCCGAAGATTTGGGGGCCTGGGAGTCTGatttcaactccaacttgaagaactcgCTCGCCCAAAGTGCCATCGCCAAAAACGATATCTACTCCGTTATCGCCAACCCTTCCAGCGGTGCCGGAgtccaacaccaatacCTCTTCAACACCGAACTCAAAACCGTCGGTAGTCCTGGATGCTACAACAACCAGGCTCTGTCAGGCCGGTGCTGGATGTTTGCCACCAGTAACGTGTTGAGAGCACatgtcatcaagaactacaacttgaaaCCCGACCAGTTCCAGGTATCGCAAGCTTACCTTTTCTTCTACGATAAGTTGGAAAGAGCCAACTACGCGTTGGACAACTTCATCGCCACTGCGGACGAGCCGTTGGACTCACGGTACGTGGGGCTGGTGTTTCTGGACGCGGtgggtggtgatggtggacAATGGGATATGGTGGTTAATATCTTGGACAAGTACGGGATTGTTCCCCACGAGTTCTTCCCCGATAACGCTCAGGCTGGTGCCAGCTCTACCTTGAACTAcatcttgaaggaaaagctCCGGGAATTTGGTTTGGTGTTGAGAAAACTCAAGACTCAAGGAGctttggaggtggtgatATTGCAGGTCAAGAAGGCCATGATGAAGCACATCTACAACGTGATTCTGATCTGCTTGGGCACTCCTCCCAAGCCTTCTGACACCTTTACCTGGGAATTTATCGACAAGGATGGTAAGTTCCAGGCGTTGGACACCACCCCCACCGATTTCTACAAGACCCACGTCCGGTACGAGGCCAACAAGTCGTTCTCGTTGGTCCACGATCCCCGGAACGAAGTCGGCGCCTTGTTGACGgtggacaagttgaacaacgtATCTGGCGGTAGACCCATTCAATACGtcaacaccaccttggACTCCATCAAGCAGGCGGCCATCAAGATGATTAAGGCCGATGAGCCGGTGTTCTTTGGCTGTGACGTGGGCAAATTCTACGACCGCCAGACCGGCGTGTTGGACGTGGACCAATATGATTTTGGGTTGGCGTTTGGTTCGGGCTTCAACGTGTCGAAGAAAGAACGGTTACAAACTGGGTCTTCGGCCATGACCCACGCCATGACATTGACCGGAGTCCACTTGGACAAGGCTGGACGCCCGGTGCGGTGGAAGATTGAGAACTCGTGGGGTGACGCCGTGGGAGACAAGGGATACTTTGTCATGACCGATAAGTGGTTTGACGAGTTTGTGTTCCAGGTGGTGACGTCCAAGGCGTACGCGTCCAAAGAAGACTATGCGACATGGAAGTCCCAGGAGTATACCGTGTTGCCATTCTTCGACCCCATGGGAGCTTTGGCATAGCAAATGCGTGTTTAGAGTGTATAAGATGTATTTGATTTGAGatttttgatttgaagtttttcGCGATCCTCAAAACTTGTTTTCGCGACTACCACCGCTGTTCTGTGCCAACTCAACCGTATCCACAAACCACATACCCACGGCCAGTGACACCATGTCAGACACCAGCCTGGCGGAGTATACAATCCTTAGTCTCAGTCATGAGGCACTTGCCGCCAAAACCCAGGAAATCGTCTCTAGTTTTGAGTCTGCCTCTTCCGAACATGAGCTCCATCAGTTGGTATCGGCGATAGATCAGCTCAACCACAACGCCAACCGAGAGCTCCACCACTACGTCCACCGGCTCCAGGCCCGCCATCAGCTGGACGTGGCGGCGGTGGAATTGAACCGGGCCAAACTTGCCGATACCCTTAAAACCAccaa is a genomic window containing:
- a CDS encoding uncharacterized protein (COG:E; MEROPS:MER0002481; EggNog:ENOG503NVD9), yielding MSVFNTIFGSAKHDKAIDGLFGSAAPVDRTRLVRERTVPDSRPQNVSPEDITQTQTSSPQDDNLPQTQSQPRKKSTRDENFDLEARYFDKLLKEDKPDVQPVPSVEESSDDSDSEETKPAKRAKVVDLKETELEKAEKTVFVGNVPISVVTSKPTYKRFKHLFANVGPVQSIRFRSISFDQALPRKIAFAQKSFHANRQNINSYVVFETKEASLKAVDLLNATVFDQFHLKVDHVTHPTAKDNKRTVFVGNLDFDEQEETLWKYFNAHTANDVESVRIVRDAKTNLGKGFALVQFNDSLSVNKVLMLHDKPIGGGSKRKLRISRAKNHAKPSELSPNHIDNQKQNKNKKGLRSLNDKQKTTLGRVKVLGKADKATAGDVKMVMEGERAHKRGLLKNGQLKVKKPRHKKPRIRDRSTRFKEQLKAGAGGTNSVSEPVYNEKQTYPDSDSLSSQSQITSILRQLNIGDTTSNSTNGINSAEDLGAWESDFNSNLKNSLAQSAIAKNDIYSVIANPSSGAGVQHQYLFNTELKTVGSPGCYNNQASSGRCWMFATSNVLRAHVIKNYNLKPDQFQVSQAYLFFYDKLERANYALDNFIATADEPLDSRYVGSVFSDAVGGDGGQWDMVVNILDKYGIVPHEFFPDNAQAGASSTLNYILKEKLREFGLVLRKLKTQGALEVVILQVKKAMMKHIYNVISICLGTPPKPSDTFTWEFIDKDGKFQALDTTPTDFYKTHVRYEANKSFSLVHDPRNEVGALLTVDKLNNVSGGRPIQYVNTTLDSIKQAAIKMIKADEPVFFGCDVGKFYDRQTGVLDVDQYDFGLAFGSGFNVSKKERLQTGSSAMTHAMTLTGVHLDKAGRPVRWKIENSWGDAVGDKGYFVMTDKWFDEFVFQVVTSKAYASKEDYATWKSQEYTVLPFFDPMGALA